A region of Diadema setosum chromosome 15, eeDiaSeto1, whole genome shotgun sequence DNA encodes the following proteins:
- the LOC140239310 gene encoding uncharacterized protein: protein MDKSALLFDNEPTLKVSRVRSCTAIVVAALLVAGAIAVALIIRSDPRVTTMCPTPDLGQTGGSSSRIMDTDVVKDLELRDEAGDTASEALTYNSALNTVLLNSPGNFSVGSAATIAIDFDRSVVVMSFHEDQTCSVFALQEQTAETIKVLVRNDQRHQVINVVSDTAMTMYEVVGQIPDGYFQNSNGPIIRGLCSGRPAQWLEVKADAGHELQKRGCRVECGIYGGIWGCMVVCTF, encoded by the exons ATGGACAAGTCAGCACTACTG TTCGACAATGAGCCGACCCTCAAAGTATCACGTGTGCGATCCTGCACTGCGATCGTGGTCGCAGCCCTGCTGGTTGCCGGCGCCATCGCAGTCGCGCTCATCATCCGCAGCGACCCTCGGGTGACAACCATGTGTCCGACCCCTGACTTAGGACAAACTGGAGGGTCGTCAAGCAGGATCATGGACACTGACGTG GTCAAAGACCTGGAGCTTCGAGACGAGGCTGGGGATACGGCTTCCGAGGCACTGACGTACAACAGCGCCCTCAATACTGTCCTCCTGAACTCACCGGGCAACTTCAGCGTGGGATCGGCAGCAACCATCGCGATTGACTTCGATCGT TCTGTGGTTGTTATGAGTTTCCACGAGGACCAGACGTGCTCGGTTTTCGCTCTCCAAGAACAGACAGCAGAGACAATCAAGGTCTTGGTGCGCAACGACCAACGACACCAG GTCATCAATGTGGTGTCAGATACGGCAATGACTATGTATGAAGTCGTTGGCCAGATTCCAGACGGTTACTTCCAGAATTCAAACGGACCAATCATCCGCGGCCTCTGCTCCGGCCGTCCTGCGCAGTGGCTGGAGGTCAAGGCCGATGCGGGACACGAGTTGCAGAAAAGGGGCTGCCGTGTGGAAtgtggcatttatggcggcatATGGGGATGCATGGTTGTATgtacattttga